A portion of the Streptomyces sp. YPW6 genome contains these proteins:
- a CDS encoding LacI family DNA-binding transcriptional regulator: protein MTSAQQPGPARPTSRDVGRAAGVSQATVSLVLGGKWPGRVSEVTAQRVRDAAAELGYRPNLAARSLRLGRTRTALLVVPALTNEFFARVYAGAAALAAEHDFGVVLYPSPDGTGPARDPFASARAALDGVIASSMAADALDALHGADLPLVMLDSDPSDTGPAAHVNLDIAEGMRQVTAHLLGLGHRRFLHLASAVDTWTFAVRAEALHGALEAAGDATVRTVRAPLDVGAGREAAERALAVTGERPTAIVCDDDILAAGACKAARRLGLRVPDELSVTGFDDLALATALEPELTTVRLPAEQVGERGMEALLAVLGGRPAGQGVLPVRLAVRGSTAPPPAART from the coding sequence GTGACCAGCGCGCAGCAGCCCGGCCCCGCCCGGCCCACCAGTCGTGACGTGGGCCGGGCGGCGGGCGTCTCCCAGGCGACGGTCTCCCTGGTCCTGGGCGGCAAGTGGCCCGGCCGGGTGTCGGAGGTCACGGCCCAGCGGGTGAGGGACGCCGCCGCGGAGCTCGGCTACCGGCCCAACCTGGCGGCCCGCAGTCTGCGGCTCGGCCGCACCAGGACGGCGCTGCTGGTGGTCCCGGCGCTCACCAACGAGTTCTTCGCCCGGGTGTACGCGGGGGCGGCGGCGCTCGCCGCCGAGCACGACTTCGGCGTGGTGCTCTATCCCTCACCGGACGGCACGGGCCCGGCCCGGGACCCCTTCGCCTCGGCCCGCGCGGCCCTCGACGGGGTCATCGCGTCCTCGATGGCCGCCGACGCCCTGGACGCGCTGCACGGGGCGGATCTGCCGCTGGTGATGCTGGACAGCGATCCCTCGGACACCGGGCCGGCCGCCCATGTGAACCTCGACATCGCGGAGGGGATGCGGCAGGTGACGGCCCATCTGCTGGGGCTCGGCCACCGTCGTTTCCTGCATCTGGCGTCCGCCGTGGACACCTGGACGTTCGCGGTGCGCGCCGAGGCCCTGCACGGCGCGCTGGAGGCGGCGGGGGACGCGACGGTGCGCACGGTACGGGCCCCGCTGGACGTGGGGGCGGGGCGCGAGGCGGCCGAGCGGGCGCTGGCGGTCACCGGGGAGCGGCCCACCGCGATCGTCTGCGACGACGACATCCTGGCCGCCGGAGCCTGCAAGGCGGCCCGCAGGCTCGGGCTGCGCGTGCCGGACGAGCTGTCGGTGACCGGGTTCGACGACCTGGCGCTGGCGACCGCCCTGGAGCCGGAGCTGACCACCGTGCGGCTGCCGGCGGAGCAGGTCGGGGAGCGGGGCATGGAGGCGCTGCTCGCCGTGCTGGGCGGCCGCCCCGCCGGGCAGGGCGTTCTGCCGGTCCGGCTCGCCGTCCGCGGCTCCACGGCGCCGCCGCCCGCCGCCCGGACATGA
- a CDS encoding MFS transporter, which translates to MAAGYLDILRARHAARLLTGTLVGRLPNGTAHIAIVLFVRAEGGSYTLAGALAAAYGLATAVGQPLLGRAVDLYGQPRVQLPAAVLSALGMALLALAGLGSLPLAYLAVIVAGVATPPLEGGLRALWPSVLEGEGQVHRAYAMDAVAQEIMFTVGPLLVTLLVSLWSPAAALLVINAIGVLGALSVVLSEPSRTWRSAPREAHWLGALRSPGLLALLGAFFFVGLALGSITVAGVAYADDHGREAVYGWLMAALGLGALIGGLAYGARQWAGAPEKRLRVVVGLLALGYLPLTLTPSVPLMTALAALAGVFLAPAIACSFIVVDRHAPRGTVTEAFSWLVTTFGVGAAAGTAVAGPAVELGSTAWSFAVAGAGGVAALVVLLATGKVLAAPVRTAAVVTGSENDRNGAVEPGFSSGHKA; encoded by the coding sequence ATGGCCGCGGGATATCTGGACATCCTCCGGGCGCGGCATGCCGCCCGGCTGCTGACGGGCACCCTGGTGGGGCGGCTGCCGAACGGCACCGCGCACATCGCGATCGTGCTGTTCGTCCGCGCGGAGGGCGGCAGCTACACTCTGGCCGGCGCGCTCGCCGCCGCGTACGGCCTGGCCACCGCCGTCGGGCAGCCGCTGCTCGGCCGCGCGGTCGACCTGTACGGGCAGCCGCGCGTCCAGCTCCCGGCCGCCGTGCTCTCCGCGCTCGGGATGGCCCTGCTGGCCCTCGCCGGCCTCGGCTCGCTCCCGCTGGCCTACCTGGCCGTCATCGTCGCCGGAGTCGCCACACCGCCCCTGGAGGGCGGCCTGCGGGCCCTGTGGCCCAGCGTCCTCGAGGGGGAGGGCCAGGTGCACCGGGCGTACGCGATGGACGCCGTGGCGCAGGAGATCATGTTCACCGTCGGACCGCTCCTGGTGACGCTGCTCGTCTCGCTCTGGTCCCCGGCCGCCGCCCTGCTCGTCATCAACGCCATCGGCGTCCTCGGCGCCCTCTCGGTCGTCCTGTCCGAGCCCTCGCGCACCTGGCGCTCCGCGCCCCGCGAGGCGCACTGGCTCGGCGCGCTGCGCTCACCCGGACTCCTCGCGCTCCTCGGCGCGTTCTTCTTCGTCGGACTCGCCCTCGGCTCCATCACCGTGGCCGGGGTGGCGTACGCCGACGACCACGGGCGGGAGGCGGTGTACGGCTGGCTGATGGCCGCGCTCGGCCTCGGCGCGCTGATCGGCGGACTGGCCTACGGGGCGCGGCAGTGGGCCGGCGCCCCGGAGAAGCGGCTGAGGGTCGTCGTCGGACTGCTGGCGCTGGGCTATCTGCCGCTGACGCTCACCCCCTCGGTGCCGCTCATGACCGCCCTCGCCGCCCTCGCCGGGGTCTTCCTCGCCCCGGCCATCGCCTGCTCCTTCATCGTGGTCGACCGGCACGCCCCGCGCGGCACGGTGACGGAGGCGTTCTCCTGGCTCGTCACCACGTTCGGCGTAGGCGCCGCGGCCGGCACGGCCGTCGCCGGACCGGCCGTCGAACTCGGCTCGACCGCCTGGAGCTTCGCCGTCGCGGGGGCCGGGGGAGTGGCCGCCCTGGTCGTCCTGCTGGCCACCGGGAAGGTCCTCGCGGCCCCCGTCCGCACCGCCGCCGTCGTGACGGGATCGGAAAATGATCGAAACGGTGCCGTCGAACCCGGTTTCAGCTCGGGCCACAAGGCGTAA
- the pafA gene encoding Pup--protein ligase, with product MDRRIFGLENEYGVTCTFRGQRRLSPDEVARYLFRRVVSWGRSSNVFLRNGARLYLDVGSHPEYATPECDNVTELVTHDKAGERILEGLLVDAERRLHEEGIAGDVYLFKNNTDSAGNSYGCHENYLVARHGEFSRLADILIPFLVTRQLICGAGKVLQTPRGAVYCVSQRAEHIWEGVSSATTRSRPIINTRDEPHADAERYRRLHVIVGDSNMSETTMLLKVGATDLVLRMIEAGTVMRDLTLENPIRAIREVSHDLTGQRKVRLASGREASAIEVQREYYEKAVDFVERRGIRTGTVDQVLELWGRALDAIEAQDLDRIDTEIDWVMKYKLIERYRAKHNMTMSNPRVAQIDLAYHDIHRRRGLFYLLEKKGQAARICNDLKIFEGKSVPPQTTRARLRGDFIRRAQEQRRDFTVDWVHLKLNDQAQRTVLCKDPFRSVDERVEKLIAGM from the coding sequence ATGGACCGCCGCATTTTCGGGCTGGAGAACGAGTACGGCGTCACGTGCACGTTCAGGGGACAGCGCCGACTGTCACCTGACGAAGTGGCGCGCTACCTCTTCCGCCGTGTCGTGTCATGGGGCCGCAGCAGCAACGTCTTTCTGCGGAACGGCGCCCGCCTCTACCTCGATGTGGGATCGCATCCGGAATACGCAACCCCGGAATGCGACAACGTGACCGAACTGGTCACCCACGACAAGGCGGGCGAGCGCATTCTCGAAGGCCTGCTCGTCGACGCCGAACGCCGCCTGCACGAGGAGGGAATCGCGGGCGACGTCTATCTCTTCAAGAACAACACCGACTCGGCGGGAAACTCCTACGGCTGCCACGAGAACTACCTCGTGGCCCGGCACGGAGAATTCTCCCGGCTCGCGGACATCCTCATTCCGTTCCTCGTCACCAGGCAGCTGATCTGCGGCGCCGGCAAGGTGCTCCAGACCCCGCGCGGCGCGGTCTACTGCGTCAGCCAGCGTGCCGAGCACATCTGGGAGGGCGTCAGCTCCGCGACGACGCGCTCCCGGCCGATCATCAACACCCGCGACGAACCCCACGCCGACGCCGAGCGGTACCGCCGCCTCCACGTCATCGTCGGTGACTCGAACATGTCCGAGACGACCATGCTGCTCAAGGTCGGCGCCACCGACCTGGTGCTCCGCATGATCGAGGCGGGCACCGTGATGCGGGACCTGACCCTGGAGAACCCGATCCGGGCGATCCGCGAGGTCAGCCACGACCTCACCGGACAGCGCAAGGTGCGCCTCGCCAGCGGCCGGGAGGCCTCGGCCATCGAGGTCCAGCGGGAGTACTACGAGAAGGCCGTGGACTTCGTCGAGCGCCGGGGGATCCGCACCGGCACCGTCGACCAGGTCCTGGAGCTGTGGGGCCGCGCCCTGGACGCGATCGAGGCGCAGGACCTCGACCGGATCGACACCGAGATCGACTGGGTCATGAAGTACAAGCTCATCGAGCGGTACCGGGCCAAGCACAACATGACCATGTCGAACCCGCGGGTCGCCCAGATAGACCTCGCCTACCACGACATCCACCGCCGGCGCGGTCTCTTCTACCTCCTGGAGAAGAAGGGACAGGCGGCCCGCATCTGCAACGACCTGAAGATCTTCGAGGGCAAGTCGGTGCCCCCGCAGACCACCCGGGCGCGGCTGCGCGGCGACTTCATCCGCCGGGCCCAGGAACAGCGCAGGGACTTCACCGTCGACTGGGTCCACCTCAAGCTCAACGACCAGGCGCAGCGGACGGTGCTGTGCAAGGACCCGTTCCGTTCCGTCGACGAGCGGGTGGAGAAGCTGATCGCCGGCATGTGA
- a CDS encoding FKBP-type peptidyl-prolyl cis-trans isomerase, translating into MIPTKTARRVAAVLAVPALLITAACGSDSEDDAAPKNSGPVAEVSGKFGAEPKIEIAKDAKVSDEVVASDVSTGDGAEVKKGDIVRLDFAGNIEALGSTWAERQGADPEAPRAQVVQEVGQQGQMLPTKVADALAGHKVGSRVQVEGTAEAIVGEQLNPQSGIKPSDPLVWVVDIVNAKKVDKKGEAKGDQAASEAGMPEVKAASQKAATITIPKGEKAPKDLKEQVLIKGDGAEVKAGEGLVVQYTGVKWEDGEKFDSSWDHGGASAFPIGVGGVIQGWDKGLVGKHVGDRVLLTIPPNQAYGADPSNQLAKNNLVFVVDILGTV; encoded by the coding sequence ATGATCCCCACGAAAACTGCCCGGCGTGTCGCCGCCGTACTGGCTGTGCCCGCTCTGCTGATCACCGCCGCCTGCGGTTCCGATTCCGAGGACGACGCAGCACCGAAGAACTCGGGGCCCGTCGCCGAGGTCTCCGGGAAGTTCGGCGCCGAGCCCAAGATCGAGATCGCCAAGGACGCCAAGGTCTCCGACGAGGTCGTCGCGAGCGACGTCTCGACCGGTGACGGCGCCGAGGTGAAGAAGGGCGACATCGTCCGCCTGGACTTCGCCGGCAACATCGAGGCGCTCGGTTCCACCTGGGCGGAGCGGCAGGGCGCCGACCCGGAGGCCCCCCGCGCCCAGGTCGTGCAGGAGGTCGGCCAGCAGGGGCAGATGCTGCCGACCAAGGTCGCGGACGCGCTGGCCGGCCACAAGGTCGGCAGCCGGGTGCAGGTCGAAGGCACGGCCGAGGCGATCGTCGGCGAGCAGCTGAACCCGCAGTCCGGGATCAAGCCCAGCGACCCGCTGGTCTGGGTCGTCGACATCGTCAACGCCAAGAAGGTCGACAAGAAGGGCGAGGCCAAGGGCGACCAGGCCGCGAGCGAGGCCGGTATGCCCGAGGTGAAGGCCGCCTCGCAGAAGGCCGCGACCATCACCATTCCCAAGGGGGAGAAGGCCCCGAAGGACCTCAAGGAGCAGGTGCTCATCAAGGGCGACGGCGCCGAGGTCAAGGCCGGCGAAGGGCTGGTCGTCCAGTACACCGGGGTGAAGTGGGAGGACGGCGAGAAGTTCGACTCCTCCTGGGACCACGGCGGCGCGAGCGCCTTCCCCATCGGCGTCGGCGGCGTCATCCAGGGCTGGGACAAGGGTCTGGTCGGCAAGCACGTCGGCGACCGCGTCCTGCTGACCATCCCGCCCAACCAGGCCTACGGAGCCGACCCCTCCAACCAGCTGGCCAAGAACAACCTGGTCTTCGTGGTCGACATCCTCGGCACGGTCTGA
- a CDS encoding FKBP-type peptidyl-prolyl cis-trans isomerase, whose amino-acid sequence MSIEKPEVDFPGGEPPADLEIKDIWEGDGPVAQAGQTVSVHYVGVSFSTGEEFDASWNRGTPLQFQLGAGQVISGWDKGVQGMKVGGRRQLTIPAHLAYGDRGAGGKIAPGETLIFVCDLVAA is encoded by the coding sequence GTGAGCATCGAGAAGCCCGAGGTCGACTTCCCGGGCGGCGAGCCGCCGGCCGATCTGGAGATCAAGGACATCTGGGAGGGCGACGGCCCGGTCGCCCAGGCGGGCCAGACCGTCTCCGTCCACTACGTGGGCGTCTCCTTCTCCACCGGCGAGGAGTTCGACGCCTCCTGGAACCGCGGCACCCCGCTGCAGTTCCAGCTCGGTGCCGGCCAGGTCATCTCCGGCTGGGACAAGGGCGTGCAGGGCATGAAGGTCGGCGGCCGCCGCCAGCTGACCATCCCCGCGCACCTCGCCTACGGCGACCGCGGCGCCGGCGGCAAGATCGCCCCCGGTGAGACGCTGATCTTCGTCTGCGACCTCGTCGCGGCCTGA
- a CDS encoding YafY family protein → MAIAKAERLMNLALCLLGTRRPLSKRELRGSIEAYLEAGTDDSFNRMFERDKDDLRELGLVIETVENLDGDTGYLARRDSNRLPPITLDAEEAAALGLAAKVWQQARLAGAASGALQKLRAAGMPEAEDAYEVHSALEPRIPVHEAAFEPLMLACRDRRPVTFDYRKANSARAEQRQVEPWTLECWRGHWYLAGWDRERGAERVFRLSRITGRVRSRAGAFSAEVPDVVTVRETVESWAGETATRTARIRLRAGAGYPLRARATAVRDRGDGWDELEIPYGHGLDAWLVEFGPDVVVEEPADLRADVVDRLRAVAKD, encoded by the coding sequence ATGGCGATTGCCAAGGCCGAGCGGTTGATGAACCTCGCGCTGTGCCTGCTGGGGACCCGGCGCCCCCTCAGTAAGCGCGAACTCCGCGGGTCCATCGAGGCCTACCTCGAAGCGGGCACCGACGACTCCTTCAACCGGATGTTCGAGCGCGACAAGGACGATCTGCGCGAGCTCGGACTCGTCATCGAGACCGTCGAGAACCTCGACGGCGACACCGGCTACCTCGCCCGCCGCGACAGCAACCGGCTGCCCCCCATCACTCTGGACGCCGAGGAGGCCGCCGCCCTCGGCCTCGCCGCCAAGGTCTGGCAGCAGGCCCGCCTCGCCGGGGCCGCCAGCGGCGCCCTGCAGAAGCTGCGCGCCGCCGGAATGCCCGAGGCCGAGGACGCCTACGAGGTCCACAGCGCCCTCGAACCCCGCATCCCCGTCCACGAGGCCGCCTTCGAGCCCCTCATGCTGGCCTGCCGCGACCGCCGCCCCGTCACCTTCGACTACCGCAAGGCCAACTCCGCCCGCGCCGAGCAGCGCCAGGTCGAACCCTGGACCCTGGAATGCTGGCGCGGCCACTGGTATCTGGCCGGCTGGGACCGCGAGCGGGGCGCCGAACGCGTCTTCCGGCTCTCCCGCATCACCGGCAGGGTCCGCTCCCGCGCCGGAGCCTTCAGCGCCGAGGTGCCCGACGTGGTCACCGTCCGCGAGACCGTCGAGAGCTGGGCCGGCGAGACCGCGACCCGCACCGCCCGGATCAGGCTCCGCGCCGGCGCCGGCTACCCGCTGCGCGCCCGTGCCACCGCCGTACGGGACCGCGGCGACGGCTGGGACGAGCTGGAGATCCCGTACGGACACGGACTCGACGCCTGGCTCGTCGAGTTCGGCCCGGACGTCGTCGTGGAGGAGCCCGCCGATCTGCGGGCCGATGTGGTGGACCGGCTCCGAGCCGTGGCCAAGGACTAG
- a CDS encoding YafY family protein — MATNAIDQTRRMLSLVTYLRERPGAHVQDVARAFGITEDELISDLDVLPMCGTSFRGGDLLDIDTDGDRIWWHNPDDVAAPLRLAADEATALLVAARAVATLPGLRESDREALVRATAKLETAAGESGAASSRLSVTFEAEGGVFADVDRAISERRRLWLRYYSPARDELTEREVDPIRLFAVGHTYMEGWCRLSEARRTFRLDRVAEIRLLDAPAAPPELELRDLSAGLVQPAAEDPEVVIEVGTGGRWVAEYYPHDRAEELPDGGLRITLRTPDPASLRRLALRLGGDGRIVTPPELADSAREAAREALAAYEEAV; from the coding sequence ATGGCCACGAACGCGATCGACCAGACCCGCCGGATGCTGTCCCTGGTGACGTATCTGCGCGAACGCCCCGGCGCCCACGTCCAGGACGTGGCGCGGGCCTTCGGGATCACCGAGGACGAGCTGATCTCCGACCTCGACGTCCTGCCCATGTGCGGCACCAGCTTCCGCGGCGGCGACCTCCTCGACATCGACACCGACGGCGACCGCATCTGGTGGCACAACCCGGACGACGTCGCCGCGCCCCTCCGGCTCGCCGCCGACGAGGCCACCGCGCTGCTCGTCGCCGCCCGCGCGGTCGCCACCCTGCCCGGCCTGCGCGAAAGCGACCGGGAGGCCCTCGTCCGTGCCACCGCCAAGCTGGAGACGGCCGCCGGCGAGTCCGGCGCGGCCAGCTCCCGGCTCTCGGTGACCTTCGAGGCCGAGGGCGGCGTCTTCGCCGACGTCGACCGGGCCATCTCCGAGCGCCGCCGGCTCTGGCTGCGCTACTACTCGCCCGCCCGCGACGAACTCACCGAGCGCGAGGTCGACCCGATCCGGCTCTTCGCCGTCGGCCACACCTACATGGAGGGCTGGTGCCGGCTCTCCGAGGCCCGCCGGACCTTCCGGCTCGACCGCGTCGCCGAGATCCGCCTCCTGGACGCCCCCGCCGCACCGCCCGAGCTGGAGCTGCGCGACCTGTCCGCCGGTCTGGTCCAGCCCGCCGCCGAGGACCCGGAGGTCGTGATCGAGGTCGGTACCGGCGGCCGCTGGGTCGCCGAGTACTACCCGCACGACCGTGCCGAGGAACTGCCCGACGGCGGTCTGCGCATCACCCTGCGCACCCCGGACCCGGCCTCGCTGCGCCGGCTCGCCCTGCGGCTCGGCGGCGACGGCCGCATCGTCACCCCGCCGGAGCTCGCGGACAGCGCCCGCGAGGCCGCCCGCGAGGCGCTCGCCGCCTACGAGGAAGCGGTCTGA
- the tatA gene encoding Sec-independent protein translocase subunit TatA, whose protein sequence is MIGNLKPLEIVLIIAVILLLFGAKKLPDMARSLGKSARILKSEAKAMKKDDAAAAAPAAETTDDTVPPQSTTARTIQAAPGDVTSSRPVNEAKPTTQS, encoded by the coding sequence ATGATCGGCAATCTGAAGCCCCTCGAGATCGTTCTGATCATCGCTGTCATCCTGCTGCTCTTCGGTGCCAAGAAGCTCCCCGACATGGCGCGCTCGCTCGGCAAGTCGGCCCGCATCCTCAAGAGCGAGGCCAAGGCGATGAAGAAGGACGACGCGGCCGCCGCGGCGCCCGCCGCGGAGACCACCGACGACACGGTCCCGCCGCAGTCCACCACCGCGCGCACCATCCAGGCCGCGCCGGGAGACGTCACCAGCTCCCGCCCGGTCAACGAGGCCAAGCCCACCACCCAGAGCTGA
- the tatC gene encoding twin-arginine translocase subunit TatC, giving the protein MLKSARKQEKDDEGRMPLLDHLRELRNRLLKAVLAIVVVTIVAAFFQKEIYDFLLRPLLESVGCKDGVVVAVNGKPCALLKTNTLLAPFTNALKVALMSGVLLATPVWLYQLWAFVAPGLHKGEKRYAYAFAVVGAPLFLSGGYLAYAILPQTAEIMLGFSPDNVQNQIELDSYLDLLVRMVLVFGLAFELPLLLIALNMTGVVTGKRMLGWWRGMIVGLTAFAAIATPGGEPLSMLLLAGPLALLYFVAVGFSLLNDKRRDRNNPDAELGDDEASQLDLTPEPVGRVENVSSSRPAVPGQATGEADGPGSQRLNGYDDIT; this is encoded by the coding sequence TTGCTCAAGTCTGCCCGCAAGCAGGAGAAGGACGACGAGGGGCGGATGCCCCTCCTCGATCACCTGCGTGAGCTGCGTAACCGGCTGCTGAAGGCCGTGCTGGCGATCGTCGTGGTGACGATCGTGGCGGCGTTCTTCCAGAAGGAGATCTACGATTTCCTGCTGCGCCCTCTGCTCGAGTCCGTCGGATGCAAGGACGGCGTGGTCGTCGCCGTCAACGGCAAGCCCTGCGCGCTGCTGAAGACCAACACCCTGCTGGCGCCGTTCACCAACGCGCTCAAGGTCGCCCTGATGTCCGGCGTGCTGCTCGCCACGCCGGTCTGGCTGTACCAGCTGTGGGCCTTCGTCGCCCCGGGACTGCACAAGGGCGAGAAGCGCTACGCCTACGCCTTCGCCGTGGTGGGCGCCCCCCTCTTCCTCTCCGGCGGCTACCTCGCCTACGCGATCCTGCCGCAGACCGCCGAGATCATGCTCGGGTTCAGCCCCGACAACGTCCAGAACCAGATCGAGCTCGACAGCTATCTGGATCTCCTGGTCCGCATGGTCCTCGTCTTCGGTCTCGCCTTCGAGCTGCCCCTGCTGCTCATCGCGCTGAACATGACCGGGGTCGTCACCGGCAAGCGGATGCTCGGCTGGTGGCGCGGCATGATCGTCGGCCTCACCGCCTTCGCGGCCATCGCGACCCCCGGCGGCGAACCGCTCTCCATGCTGCTCCTCGCCGGACCGCTCGCACTCCTCTACTTCGTCGCCGTCGGCTTCTCCCTGCTCAACGACAAGCGCCGCGACCGCAACAACCCCGACGCCGAGCTCGGCGACGACGAGGCCTCGCAGCTCGACCTGACGCCCGAGCCCGTCGGCCGCGTGGAGAACGTCTCGTCCTCCCGCCCCGCGGTGCCCGGCCAGGCCACCGGTGAGGCGGACGGGCCCGGATCGCAGCGGCTGAACGGTTACGACGACATCACCTGA
- a CDS encoding diacylglycerol kinase produces the protein MTSEITLFVNPTAGRGRGAHAAQPAASALRDAGFSVRTVLGEDADDALRRAREAVAAGTGALIAVGGDGLMSLALQAVAGTGTPLGVVAVGTGNDFARALGLPVRDPAAAGRLAARALKEGGDRAIDLGRVGDRWFGSVLASGFDSRVNDRGNRMRFVGGRFTYDLAILAELAAFKPIPYRIRLDGGEAADIEATLVAVGNGTTYGGGMRICADAEMDDGLFDVTVVGECTRTELLKVFPKVYRGTHLGHRAVTVHRVSSIELAAAGITAYADGEPMGALPLTATCVPGAVRVLTGHRPGAAGSKARAN, from the coding sequence GTGACCAGCGAGATCACCCTCTTCGTCAATCCCACCGCGGGACGCGGCCGGGGCGCGCACGCCGCGCAGCCGGCCGCTTCCGCGTTGCGGGACGCCGGATTCTCCGTCCGTACGGTGCTGGGCGAGGATGCCGACGACGCCCTGCGCCGGGCCCGCGAGGCGGTGGCGGCGGGGACCGGAGCGCTCATAGCCGTCGGCGGGGACGGGCTGATGTCCCTCGCCCTCCAGGCCGTCGCCGGGACCGGCACCCCGCTCGGGGTCGTCGCCGTCGGCACCGGCAACGACTTCGCCCGTGCGCTGGGCCTGCCGGTCCGCGACCCGGCCGCCGCCGGACGGCTGGCCGCTCGGGCCCTGAAGGAGGGCGGCGACCGCGCGATCGACCTGGGGCGGGTCGGGGACCGCTGGTTCGGCTCCGTCCTCGCCTCCGGTTTCGACTCCCGGGTCAACGACCGGGGCAACCGGATGCGTTTCGTCGGCGGCCGGTTCACGTACGACCTCGCGATCCTCGCCGAACTGGCCGCCTTCAAGCCGATCCCGTACCGGATCCGGCTCGACGGGGGCGAGGCCGCCGACATCGAGGCCACCCTCGTCGCGGTCGGCAACGGCACCACGTACGGCGGAGGCATGCGGATCTGCGCCGACGCCGAAATGGACGACGGGCTCTTCGACGTGACCGTGGTCGGGGAGTGCACCCGCACCGAGCTGCTCAAGGTGTTCCCGAAGGTCTACCGGGGCACGCATCTGGGCCACCGGGCCGTCACGGTGCACCGGGTCTCCTCGATCGAGCTGGCGGCGGCCGGGATCACGGCGTACGCGGACGGTGAACCGATGGGCGCGCTGCCGCTCACCGCCACCTGCGTACCGGGAGCCGTGCGGGTGCTCACCGGGCACCGACCGGGGGCCGCCGGGTCGAAGGCCCGGGCGAATTAA